A genomic segment from Chiroxiphia lanceolata isolate bChiLan1 chromosome 27, bChiLan1.pri, whole genome shotgun sequence encodes:
- the MKNK2 gene encoding MAP kinase-interacting serine/threonine-protein kinase 2: protein MVQKKSEIPGFHRSFKGQNPFDLEFDQSNHLEPVFNFECPPRPDMPSSQPIDIPDAKKRNKKKKRCRATDSFSGRFEDVYQLQEEVLGEGAHARVQSCVNLITNKEYAVKIIEKRLGHIRSRVFREVEMLYQCQGHRNVLELIEFFEEEERFYLVFEKMRGGSILTHIHRRRHFNELEASVVVRDIASALHFLHNKGIAHRDLKPENILCESLDQVSPVKICDFDLGSGIKLNGDCSPISTPELLTPCGSAEYMAPEVVEAFNEEATIYDKRCDLWSLGVILYIMLSGYPPFVGHCGSDCGWDRGEACHTCQNMLFESIQEGKYEFPDKDWAHISFGAKDLISKLLVRDAKKRLSAAQVLEHPWVQGCAPDNTLPTPIILQRNSSAKELTCFAAEAIAVNRQLTRHDEDEEEEVEEEARPIIIKATSRAMQLSPPSESKLAKRRQKSNLAKAVAAGQHLVAPLVLVADQA, encoded by the exons ATGGTGCAGAAGAAATCAGAGATCCCGGGATTCCACCGTTCCTTCAAG GGACAAAACCCCTTCGACCTGGAGTTTGACCAGTCCAACCACCTGGAGCCCGTTTTCAACTTCGAGTGCCCGCCCCGTCCTG ACATGCCTTCAAGTCAACCCATCGACATCCCTGACGCCAAGAAGAGGAACAAGAAGAAGAAGCGCTGCAGGGCCACCGACAGCTTCTCGGGCAGGTTTGAGG ATGTTtaccagctgcaggaggaggtgctgggagaaggggcCCACGCCAGAGTCCAGTCCTGCGTGAACCTCATCACCAACAAGGAGTACGCGGTGAAG ATCATAGAGAAGCGCCTGGGACACATCCGGAGCAGGGTGTTCCGGGAGGTGGAGATGCTGTACCAGTGCCAGGGACACAG GAACGTCCTGGAGCTGATCGAGTtttttgaggaggaggagaggtttTACCTGGTGTTTGAGAAGATGAGGGGAG GCTCCATCCTGACCCACATCCACCGGAGACGCCACTTCAACGAGCTGGAGGCCAGCGTGGTGGTGCGGGATATCGCCAGCGCCCTGCACTTCCTGCACAACAAAG GGATCGCACACAGGGATCTGAAACCAGAAAATATCCTGTGTGAGAGCCTGGACCAG gTCTCCCCAGTGAAGATCTGCGACTTCGACCTGGGAAGTGGCATCAAACTGAACGGCGACTGCTCTCCCATCTCCACCCCGGAGCTGCTCACCCCG TGTGGCTCAGCCGAGTACATGGCCCCAGAGGTGGTGGAGGCCTTCAATGAGGAGGCCACAATCTACGACAAGCGCTGTGACCTGTGGAGCCTGGGGGTCATCCTGTACATCATGTTGAGTGGGTACCCCCCCTTCGTGGGCCACTGTGGCTCCGACTGCGGCTGGGACCGGGGTGAGGCCTGTCACACCTGCCAG aaCATGCTCTTTGAGAGCATCCAGGAGGGGAAGTACGAGTTTCCCGACAAGGACTGGGCACACATCTCCTTCGGAGCCAAAGACCTCATTTCCAAGCTGCTGGTGAGAGATGCCAAGAAGAGGCTCAGCGCAGCCCAGGTCCTGGAGCACCCCTGGGTGCAGGGG TGCGCCCCGGACAACACCCTGCCAACCCCCATCATCCTGCAGAG GAACAGCAGTGCCAAAGAGCTCACCTGCTTCGCCGCCGAGGCCATCGCTGTCAACCGCCAGCTGACGCGGCACGACGAGGAcgaggaggaagaggtggaggaggaagcaCGACCCATCATCATCAAAGCTACCTCACGGGCCATGCAGCTCTCCCCCCCCTCCGAGTCCAAGCTGGCCAAGCGGCGGCAGAAGAGCAACCTGGCCAAGGCAGTGGCCGCCGGGCAGCACCTGGTGGCCCCGCTGGTCCTGGTGGCCGACCAAGCCTGA